One Tunturibacter gelidoferens genomic region harbors:
- the murI gene encoding glutamate racemase, with amino-acid sequence MTESPAANPNTAKSLTIGVFDSGFGGLTVLRALLPLIPHAHYLFLGDTARLPYGSKSRETVARYAVSSAKFLHAQGADLLVIACNTATALALPDIQQALPIPVIGVVEPGAQAALATSSFPDSPNHVLVLATQATVQSHAYTRALNALGLEACEKACPLLVPLVEEGWTNHPVTDEVLKIYLTEALAAAPATQTLLLGCTHYPLIEPAIHRTLDSIGHTLTIIDSAEATARATATLVAQHFPNLTPTAKPTCTFYATDSIEKFQRLGSNFLGQPVTEVNLVDLGG; translated from the coding sequence ATGACCGAAAGCCCCGCAGCCAATCCAAACACCGCAAAATCCCTCACCATCGGCGTCTTCGACTCAGGCTTCGGCGGCCTCACCGTCCTCCGCGCGCTCCTCCCGCTCATCCCACACGCCCACTACCTCTTCCTAGGCGACACCGCACGTCTCCCCTACGGCTCCAAGTCCCGCGAAACCGTCGCTCGCTACGCCGTCTCCAGCGCAAAGTTCCTCCACGCACAAGGAGCCGACCTCCTCGTTATCGCCTGCAACACCGCCACTGCCCTCGCCCTGCCAGATATCCAGCAAGCCCTGCCCATCCCCGTCATCGGCGTAGTCGAACCCGGAGCCCAGGCGGCCCTCGCAACCTCCAGCTTCCCCGACAGCCCCAACCACGTCCTCGTCCTCGCCACCCAAGCCACAGTCCAGTCCCACGCCTACACCCGCGCCCTCAACGCCCTCGGCCTCGAAGCCTGCGAAAAAGCCTGCCCCCTCCTCGTCCCCCTCGTCGAAGAGGGCTGGACCAACCACCCCGTCACCGACGAAGTTCTAAAAATCTACCTAACCGAAGCCCTTGCCGCCGCACCCGCCACGCAGACCCTCCTCCTCGGCTGCACCCACTACCCACTCATCGAGCCGGCCATCCACCGCACCCTCGACTCCATCGGCCATACCCTCACCATCATCGACTCCGCCGAAGCCACCGCCCGAGCCACCGCGACCCTCGTAGCCCAGCACTTCCCCAACCTCACCCCCACCGCCAAGCCCACCTGCACCTTCTACGCCACCGACTCCATAGAAAAATTCCAGCGCCTGGGCTCCAACTTCCTTGGCCAGCCCGTCACCGAAGTCAATCTAGTAGATCTCGGCGGCTAG
- a CDS encoding EVE domain-containing protein, which produces MPYLLKTEPTKYSFEDLERDGETTWDGISNPQALLNLRGMKPGEKLVIYHSNIGKAAVGTAKVVSVDATDPKNPQVRIKPVKRLKTEKPLDEIRTAAVFKDSILFRQFRLSVVPLTDAQYDWLTIA; this is translated from the coding sequence ATGCCTTACCTGCTCAAAACCGAACCCACCAAATACTCCTTCGAAGACCTCGAGCGCGATGGCGAGACCACCTGGGACGGCATCTCCAACCCCCAGGCCCTCCTCAACCTTCGTGGCATGAAGCCCGGAGAAAAACTCGTCATCTATCACTCCAACATCGGCAAAGCGGCCGTTGGCACCGCAAAAGTAGTCTCGGTAGACGCCACCGACCCCAAAAACCCGCAGGTACGCATCAAGCCCGTCAAGCGCCTCAAGACCGAGAAGCCCCTCGACGAGATCCGCACCGCCGCCGTCTTCAAAGACTCCATCCTCTTCCGCCAGTTCCGCCTATCCGTCGTCCCCCTCACCGACGCCCAATATGACTGGCTCACAATCGCGTAA
- a CDS encoding Gfo/Idh/MocA family protein, producing the protein MSEFSRRRFLQTGSGLAMAAALPGAVVLGQEQAQPVASGDRVRFASIGVGIQGSSLLRAAVTLPQAQCVAACDLYDGRHTLAKEIAGANIKTTRRYQDILEDKDIEAVIVAVPDHWHKQITVDAIRAGKDVHCEKPMSHTIAEGEEMVAAVKGSNNFVQVGSQRVSSKVFGKAKELYDSGAIGEVHQVELQLGRNSPGGAWVYPPPLDLSPETLDWATWQGSAPKKAFDPIAFARWRAFHEYGTGMAGDLMVHLLSGMQFVTGINAIPDRAYSIGGIYRWKDGRNMPDLMVTEFEYSGVPVTVRLTLGTDTPEVTRVMGPKGVIEISNTNTVTLIPQLGVDRSPAYGINGFPAAMHAQYEKQWHAEHDAFLAEHPLDDTMAWKGPSWDELRPHLATFFDAVRSRKPVAEDVVFGYHAAAACHMANASYFEKKVILKKG; encoded by the coding sequence ATGTCGGAGTTTTCGCGCAGACGGTTTTTACAGACGGGGAGTGGGTTGGCTATGGCGGCGGCTCTGCCGGGAGCGGTGGTGCTTGGGCAGGAGCAGGCGCAGCCGGTGGCGAGTGGGGACCGGGTAAGATTCGCGAGCATCGGCGTGGGGATTCAAGGGTCTTCGCTGTTGAGGGCTGCGGTGACACTGCCGCAGGCGCAGTGTGTGGCGGCGTGCGATCTGTATGACGGGCGGCACACATTGGCGAAGGAGATTGCGGGCGCGAATATCAAGACGACGCGGCGGTATCAGGACATTTTGGAGGACAAGGATATCGAAGCGGTGATTGTTGCGGTGCCAGATCACTGGCATAAGCAGATCACGGTGGATGCGATTCGCGCGGGGAAGGATGTGCATTGCGAGAAGCCGATGTCGCACACGATCGCTGAGGGGGAAGAGATGGTGGCGGCGGTGAAGGGGAGCAACAACTTTGTGCAGGTGGGTTCGCAGCGGGTGAGTTCGAAGGTATTTGGGAAGGCGAAGGAGTTGTACGACTCGGGCGCGATTGGCGAGGTGCATCAGGTTGAGCTACAGCTGGGGAGAAACTCGCCGGGTGGAGCGTGGGTGTATCCGCCGCCGTTGGATCTTTCGCCGGAGACGCTGGACTGGGCGACGTGGCAGGGGAGTGCGCCGAAGAAGGCGTTCGATCCGATTGCGTTTGCGCGGTGGCGTGCGTTTCACGAGTACGGCACTGGGATGGCGGGTGACCTGATGGTGCATCTGCTGAGCGGGATGCAATTTGTAACTGGGATCAATGCAATTCCGGACAGGGCTTATTCGATTGGGGGGATCTATCGCTGGAAGGATGGGCGGAATATGCCGGACCTGATGGTGACGGAGTTTGAATATAGCGGTGTGCCGGTGACGGTGCGATTGACACTGGGGACGGATACGCCGGAGGTGACGCGGGTGATGGGGCCGAAGGGTGTGATCGAGATTTCGAATACCAATACGGTCACGTTGATTCCTCAGCTGGGAGTGGATCGGTCGCCGGCTTATGGGATCAATGGGTTTCCGGCGGCGATGCATGCGCAGTATGAGAAGCAGTGGCATGCGGAGCACGATGCGTTTCTGGCGGAGCATCCGTTGGATGACACGATGGCTTGGAAGGGACCGTCGTGGGATGAGCTGCGGCCGCACCTGGCTACGTTCTTCGATGCGGTGCGGTCGCGGAAGCCGGTGGCGGAGGACGTGGTGTTTGGATACCATGCGGCGGCGGCTTGCCATATGGCGAATGCTTCCTACTTCGAGAAGAAGGTGATCTTGAAGAAGGGATAG
- a CDS encoding enoyl-ACP reductase FabI, whose protein sequence is MIDLKGKVAVVFGLANKRSIAWGIAQKLFEAGATLAICYQNERLQREAEELAADLPGTKTFRCDVSIDADIDGVIDQLKSAYGKIDILVHSIGFAPNIKNNVLNTAREDFRIAHDISVYSLIALARAAEPLMAEGSSILTLTYYGAEKVFPNYNIMGVAKAGLEAAVRYLASDLGAKKIRVNAISAGPIKTLAARGISDFTSILTAVEQRAPLHRNVDALEVGNTALFLSSPLASGITGEITFVDCGFNITGL, encoded by the coding sequence ATGATTGACCTCAAAGGCAAAGTAGCCGTCGTCTTCGGCCTCGCCAACAAACGCAGCATCGCCTGGGGCATCGCCCAGAAGCTCTTTGAAGCCGGCGCCACCCTCGCCATCTGCTACCAGAACGAACGCCTCCAGCGCGAAGCCGAAGAGCTCGCCGCCGATCTCCCCGGAACAAAGACCTTCCGCTGCGACGTCTCCATCGACGCCGACATTGACGGCGTCATCGACCAGCTCAAATCCGCCTACGGCAAGATCGACATCCTCGTCCACTCCATCGGCTTTGCCCCGAACATCAAGAACAACGTTCTCAACACCGCCCGCGAAGACTTCCGCATCGCGCACGACATCAGCGTCTACTCCCTCATCGCCCTCGCTCGCGCCGCAGAGCCTCTCATGGCCGAAGGAAGCTCCATCCTCACCCTCACCTACTACGGCGCAGAAAAAGTCTTCCCCAACTACAACATCATGGGCGTAGCTAAAGCCGGACTCGAAGCCGCCGTCCGCTACCTCGCCTCCGACCTCGGAGCTAAAAAGATTCGCGTCAACGCGATCTCCGCCGGGCCCATCAAAACCCTCGCCGCCCGCGGTATCAGCGACTTCACCAGCATCCTCACCGCCGTCGAACAGCGCGCCCCACTCCATCGCAACGTCGATGCCTTAGAGGTTGGCAACACTGCTCTCTTCCTCTCGAGCCCCCTCGCCAGCGGCATCACCGGCGAAATCACCTTCGTCGACTGCGGCTTCAACATCACCGGTCTATAA
- a CDS encoding DinB family protein, translating to MTIAEILLQDFDTEISNTRRTLERVPENKNNWKCHDKSMPLGRLAMHCATLPMFGYYILEDDGMDMATSKRPHMALEFTTRENALKQLEECSAKCRASLASASDERLSTLWKFSYGEQVISHKPRSQSFREMCFDHLIHHTAQVGVYLRLNDIPVPALYGPSADEQWSA from the coding sequence ATGACGATCGCTGAAATTCTCCTCCAGGACTTCGACACCGAAATCTCCAACACCCGCCGCACCCTCGAGCGCGTCCCCGAGAACAAAAACAACTGGAAGTGTCACGACAAATCAATGCCTCTCGGCAGGCTCGCCATGCACTGCGCCACTCTTCCTATGTTCGGTTACTACATCCTGGAAGACGACGGCATGGATATGGCCACCTCCAAACGCCCACACATGGCTCTCGAGTTCACCACTCGCGAAAACGCGTTGAAGCAGCTTGAGGAATGCTCCGCCAAATGCCGTGCTTCCTTAGCCTCCGCCAGCGACGAGCGTCTCTCCACTTTGTGGAAGTTTTCTTACGGCGAACAAGTCATCTCCCACAAACCGCGCTCCCAATCCTTCCGCGAGATGTGCTTCGACCATCTCATCCACCATACCGCCCAGGTTGGAGTGTATCTCCGCCTCAACGACATCCCCGTCCCCGCACTCTACGGCCCCTCTGCCGACGAGCAATGGTCAGCCTGA
- a CDS encoding metal-dependent hydrolase family protein — MKKLLCGLVCGLVAGFAALAICLAQDAGPAKHVVVLHAARMLDVAAGKLVAPGEVLVEGERIVAVGPHVERPAGAEVIDLGDATLMPGLIDAHVHLFLHPGAEDLQTVQESVPERTLIAAGAAKADLMAGFTAERDMGTEGAGCADVAVRNAINSGLIPGPRMRMSCNAIDLTGGHEDAIGYNPAQRVLSNADYADSSDEIVKVMREQRKGGADFTKVYETGKDGVREGEFVTPYQYTEAELAAAVKEAERTGGGVGSGRGVAVHATGEPGTGFAVAAGVASVDHAYQLSDSTMRAMKEKQIYAVPTFAISEYFADHAVSKPAEARERQLIAYHAAEFKKQMAAGVPMAVGSDVGPFPHGTQARELELMVEFGMKPAAVLQADLLNGAKLLGWAEKIGELKAGYYADVIAVPGDPLVDISATMKVLFVMKNGVVYKRP, encoded by the coding sequence ATGAAAAAACTTCTTTGTGGACTAGTGTGCGGGTTGGTTGCGGGTTTTGCGGCGTTGGCGATTTGCTTGGCGCAGGATGCAGGGCCAGCTAAGCATGTGGTGGTGCTGCATGCGGCGCGGATGCTGGATGTAGCTGCCGGGAAGTTGGTGGCTCCGGGTGAGGTGCTGGTGGAGGGAGAGAGGATTGTTGCGGTGGGTCCGCACGTGGAGCGACCTGCCGGCGCAGAGGTGATCGATCTGGGGGATGCGACGCTGATGCCGGGGTTGATCGATGCGCATGTGCATCTGTTTCTGCATCCGGGGGCGGAGGATTTGCAGACAGTGCAGGAGAGTGTGCCGGAGCGGACATTGATTGCGGCGGGGGCGGCGAAGGCGGATTTGATGGCGGGATTTACGGCGGAGCGCGATATGGGTACCGAGGGTGCGGGTTGCGCGGATGTCGCGGTGCGGAATGCGATCAACTCCGGGTTGATACCGGGGCCGCGGATGCGGATGAGTTGCAATGCGATCGATCTGACCGGCGGGCACGAGGACGCGATTGGGTATAACCCGGCGCAGAGGGTGCTTTCAAATGCGGACTACGCGGATTCGAGTGACGAGATCGTGAAGGTGATGCGGGAGCAGAGGAAGGGCGGCGCGGACTTTACGAAGGTGTATGAGACGGGGAAGGATGGGGTGCGGGAGGGTGAGTTTGTGACGCCGTATCAGTACACGGAGGCGGAGCTGGCAGCGGCGGTGAAGGAGGCTGAAAGGACGGGTGGTGGGGTGGGTTCGGGGCGGGGGGTGGCGGTGCATGCGACAGGGGAGCCGGGGACGGGATTTGCGGTGGCGGCAGGGGTGGCTTCGGTCGATCATGCGTATCAGTTGAGCGATTCGACTATGAGGGCGATGAAGGAGAAGCAGATTTATGCTGTGCCGACGTTTGCGATCAGCGAGTATTTCGCAGACCACGCTGTGAGCAAGCCTGCAGAGGCGAGGGAGAGGCAGTTGATTGCGTATCATGCGGCAGAGTTCAAGAAGCAGATGGCGGCGGGGGTGCCGATGGCGGTGGGGAGCGATGTGGGGCCGTTTCCGCACGGGACACAGGCGCGTGAGTTGGAGTTAATGGTGGAGTTTGGGATGAAGCCGGCGGCGGTGTTGCAGGCGGACCTGCTGAATGGAGCGAAGCTGCTAGGTTGGGCTGAGAAGATTGGGGAGTTGAAGGCTGGGTACTATGCGGATGTGATCGCAGTGCCGGGAGATCCGTTGGTGGATATCTCGGCGACTATGAAGGTGTTGTTTGTGATGAAGAATGGGGTGGTCTACAAGCGGCCTTGA
- a CDS encoding DUF6582 domain-containing protein: MKATWKHHEDNNALDAKERNDLPASVYAFPEKRKEPLSNASHVRNAIARFDQVKDVTDHEREQAFANIKAAAKHYGVEMPETDWHDLGKKPHTANPKHKKSA; this comes from the coding sequence ATGAAAGCAACCTGGAAACACCACGAAGACAACAACGCTCTCGACGCCAAAGAGCGTAACGACCTTCCGGCCTCTGTCTACGCCTTTCCTGAGAAGCGCAAAGAGCCTCTTAGTAACGCCTCCCACGTCCGCAACGCCATCGCCCGCTTCGACCAGGTGAAGGATGTCACCGATCACGAACGCGAACAGGCCTTTGCCAATATCAAAGCTGCAGCCAAACACTACGGTGTAGAAATGCCCGAAACTGACTGGCACGATCTCGGTAAAAAACCACACACCGCCAACCCAAAACACAAAAAGTCAGCCTGA
- a CDS encoding amidohydrolase family protein: MPRHLPVLLRRTAILLAILTSAAFAANPKLIIRNARIMTMAANQREPINGYLSIASDGTILAVAAGDPPATLHADKVIDAHGDLMIPGFISAHSHLWQAAYRGLAADKTLPGWIDDLYGIHAAKASPEDMYWFALLGSLDHLEHGITTAYNFTYGGRAKTAELNNQFEEAQFRGASESGIRFVHSYGPDRMSPSITIDQARARLKTFLDWTSAQPANPHFLSVMISGMTAFNNTYQQAMMEAAMMKEFHLGNQTHYIEAPDDQGEQRSKFRWMMDSGLLNNQLIFGHFIHSDEFILQETAKAGASMSWNPLSNGRLASGVADIPKYLKMGIRVGMGVDGEASADLADPFENMRTGLYAIHDKYEDASVMSPYQVLWLHTMGSADVLNIKDKLGSLEPGKFADFLLINPKRLGVSLEDPYANLVLIASERDIDSVYVGGELMVEHNQLLHHDLDKIQSESNRRVLAQH, from the coding sequence ATGCCCCGTCATCTTCCAGTCCTCCTTCGCCGGACGGCCATCCTCCTCGCGATCCTTACCTCTGCCGCGTTCGCCGCGAACCCCAAACTCATCATCCGTAACGCGCGCATCATGACCATGGCCGCCAACCAGCGCGAGCCTATCAACGGCTATCTCTCCATCGCATCAGACGGCACCATCCTCGCCGTCGCTGCCGGAGACCCGCCCGCCACCCTCCACGCCGACAAAGTCATCGACGCCCACGGCGACCTCATGATCCCCGGCTTCATCTCCGCGCACAGCCACCTTTGGCAAGCTGCCTACCGCGGCCTTGCAGCCGACAAAACTCTCCCCGGCTGGATCGACGATCTCTACGGAATCCACGCTGCCAAAGCGTCGCCCGAGGACATGTACTGGTTCGCTCTCCTCGGCTCGCTCGACCACCTTGAGCACGGCATCACCACCGCCTACAACTTCACCTACGGCGGCCGAGCCAAAACCGCAGAGCTAAACAATCAGTTCGAAGAAGCCCAGTTCCGCGGTGCATCAGAGTCCGGCATCCGCTTCGTGCATAGTTACGGACCCGACCGTATGTCTCCCTCAATCACCATCGATCAGGCACGCGCACGCCTCAAGACTTTCCTCGACTGGACCTCCGCCCAGCCAGCCAATCCGCACTTCCTCAGCGTCATGATCAGCGGCATGACCGCATTCAACAACACCTACCAGCAGGCAATGATGGAAGCTGCCATGATGAAGGAGTTCCACCTCGGCAATCAGACCCACTACATCGAAGCGCCCGACGACCAAGGCGAACAGCGCTCCAAGTTTCGTTGGATGATGGACAGCGGCCTGCTCAACAACCAGCTCATCTTCGGACACTTCATCCACTCCGACGAATTCATCCTCCAAGAGACCGCCAAAGCCGGCGCCTCCATGTCCTGGAACCCGCTCTCCAACGGCCGCCTCGCCTCAGGCGTAGCCGACATACCGAAGTACCTCAAGATGGGCATCCGCGTCGGCATGGGCGTCGACGGCGAAGCCAGCGCCGACCTCGCCGACCCCTTTGAAAACATGCGCACCGGCCTCTACGCAATCCACGACAAGTACGAAGACGCCTCCGTCATGAGTCCCTATCAGGTCCTCTGGCTGCACACGATGGGCTCCGCCGACGTCCTCAATATTAAAGACAAACTCGGCTCACTCGAACCCGGCAAGTTCGCCGACTTCCTCCTCATCAACCCGAAGCGTCTCGGCGTCTCGCTCGAAGACCCCTACGCAAACCTCGTCCTCATCGCCTCAGAGCGCGACATCGACAGCGTCTACGTCGGCGGCGAGCTCATGGTAGAGCACAATCAACTCCTCCACCACGACCTCGACAAAATCCAATCCGAGTCCAACCGTCGCGTCCTCGCACAACACTAG
- a CDS encoding ABC-F family ATP-binding cassette domain-containing protein produces the protein MPPILNAQGLTKAFGATPLFREISFTVSDGDRIGLIGPNGAGKSTLLKVLAGDEDADAGDVAVRKRARVGYVEQESVFAPGVTVREVLEAALVRAKVAEGEHEGRLRETSGRTGFPDLSAEAARLSGGWRKRLAIAEAVVTHPDVLLLDEPTNHLDLAGIAWLEELLNEGSFACVLISHDRYFLENVATEIVELNRVYAEGLLRVKGTYSKFIEGKQAYMEAQSKLQDALKNRVKIEVDWLRRGPKARSTKAKARIDNAQDLIGQLKEVNSRVQTSSAGIDFSATDRQTKRLVELEDVSVVLGDRKIVEGLNFLVTSGMRVGLVGPNGSGKTTLLRLLTGELEPSTGTIKKAASLKIVYFSQMRELEEGVTLRRALAPDSDSVVYQGRVVHVASYATKFLFTSEQLNQPVERLSGGERARVLIAKLMLEPADLLLLDEPTNDLDIATLEILEESLLEYTGALVLVTHDRYMLDRVSTIVLGLDGRGGSEMFADYSQWEQWWGVKVEEAIAPGATGVAVSPAAVSNGSNGASSSGGKKKLSYLEAREYAGIEGAVEAAEDRLQKAREMIEDPAVAVDAKRLTAALAEMEAAQEDADGLYARWAELTEKVG, from the coding sequence ATGCCACCAATCTTAAATGCGCAGGGTTTGACTAAGGCCTTTGGCGCTACGCCTTTGTTTCGTGAGATCAGTTTTACCGTGAGTGATGGGGATCGCATTGGGCTGATTGGGCCGAATGGTGCGGGGAAGTCTACGCTGCTGAAGGTGCTGGCGGGGGATGAAGACGCTGATGCCGGGGATGTGGCGGTGCGGAAGCGGGCGCGGGTGGGGTACGTGGAGCAGGAGTCGGTGTTTGCGCCGGGGGTGACGGTGCGCGAGGTGCTGGAGGCTGCGCTGGTGCGGGCGAAGGTGGCTGAGGGCGAGCATGAGGGGAGGTTGCGGGAGACGAGCGGGCGGACGGGGTTTCCGGATTTGAGTGCGGAGGCGGCGCGGCTGAGCGGTGGGTGGCGGAAGCGACTGGCGATTGCGGAGGCGGTGGTGACGCATCCGGATGTGCTGCTGCTGGATGAGCCGACGAACCATCTGGACTTAGCCGGGATTGCGTGGCTGGAGGAGCTGCTGAATGAGGGTAGTTTTGCTTGTGTGCTTATCAGCCATGATCGTTATTTTCTTGAGAATGTTGCGACAGAGATAGTGGAACTGAATCGCGTGTATGCCGAGGGGCTGCTGCGGGTGAAGGGGACCTACTCGAAGTTTATTGAGGGCAAGCAGGCGTATATGGAGGCACAGAGCAAGCTGCAGGATGCGCTGAAGAATCGCGTGAAGATTGAGGTGGACTGGCTGCGGCGTGGGCCGAAGGCGAGGAGCACGAAGGCGAAGGCGCGGATCGATAATGCGCAGGATCTGATTGGGCAGCTGAAAGAGGTTAACTCGCGGGTGCAGACATCGAGTGCGGGGATTGATTTTTCGGCGACGGATCGGCAGACGAAGCGGCTGGTGGAGTTGGAGGATGTCTCGGTTGTGCTGGGGGATCGGAAGATTGTGGAGGGATTGAATTTTCTGGTGACCTCGGGGATGCGCGTGGGTCTGGTGGGGCCGAATGGGAGTGGGAAGACTACGCTGCTGCGGTTGTTGACTGGCGAGTTGGAGCCTTCGACGGGGACGATCAAGAAGGCGGCTTCGCTGAAGATTGTCTACTTCAGCCAGATGCGTGAGCTGGAGGAGGGTGTGACTCTGCGGCGGGCGCTGGCTCCGGATTCGGACTCTGTTGTGTACCAGGGACGCGTGGTGCATGTGGCTAGCTATGCTACGAAGTTTTTGTTTACGAGTGAGCAGCTGAACCAGCCGGTGGAGAGGCTGAGTGGAGGCGAGCGGGCGCGGGTGCTGATCGCGAAGTTGATGCTGGAGCCTGCGGATCTGCTGCTGCTGGACGAGCCGACGAACGATCTGGATATTGCGACGCTGGAGATTCTGGAGGAGAGTCTGCTCGAGTACACGGGGGCTCTGGTATTAGTGACCCATGATCGTTACATGTTGGATCGGGTGTCGACGATTGTGCTGGGTTTGGATGGGCGGGGTGGTTCGGAGATGTTTGCGGATTACTCGCAGTGGGAGCAGTGGTGGGGTGTGAAGGTGGAAGAGGCGATCGCTCCGGGTGCTACGGGGGTTGCGGTTTCGCCTGCTGCTGTTTCGAATGGGTCGAATGGGGCTTCGAGTTCGGGCGGGAAGAAGAAACTTTCTTATCTTGAGGCTAGGGAGTATGCGGGGATTGAGGGTGCGGTGGAGGCGGCGGAGGATCGGCTGCAGAAGGCTCGGGAGATGATTGAGGATCCAGCGGTGGCGGTGGATGCGAAGCGGTTGACGGCGGCGCTTGCGGAGATGGAGGCGGCGCAGGAGGATGCGGATGGGCTGTATGCGCGGTGGGCTGAGTTGACGGAGAAGGTTGGTTAG
- a CDS encoding acid phosphatase translates to MKIKPFGTFLVALLCVTIATQSRGQNPTPAPAGVPASVATAPSTPSQTKSYGLISVPEIYPGILAGYLPQGALPNSLALVPPAPVPGTAIYALDEAVSRASLALQGSPRWQQATSDADLSFPHVAETFSCSIGIPITEAETPHLYMLLRRSFTDAALSTYAAKNHYNRSRPFAENNRPSCTPNDETSLRKDGSYPSGHTTIGWAWALILTEIAPEQTDAILARGRSFGDSRLVCNVHWQSDVNEGRMMGAGTVARLHADPAFRADLDAAKTEYDVARAKELKPSRDCAAEAAALATPLAFETKPVVH, encoded by the coding sequence TTGAAGATAAAGCCTTTCGGCACATTCCTTGTTGCACTCCTTTGCGTCACAATTGCGACTCAGTCCAGAGGGCAGAATCCGACGCCAGCCCCGGCAGGGGTTCCTGCTTCAGTTGCCACTGCACCTTCAACTCCTTCGCAAACAAAATCCTATGGACTGATCTCGGTGCCGGAGATCTACCCCGGCATCCTGGCCGGATACTTGCCGCAGGGGGCGTTGCCAAATAGTTTGGCTTTGGTTCCACCAGCACCCGTGCCGGGCACCGCTATTTATGCGCTGGACGAAGCTGTCAGCCGAGCCAGCCTCGCCCTGCAAGGGTCTCCGCGTTGGCAGCAGGCAACGAGCGATGCTGACCTTTCGTTCCCTCATGTAGCCGAAACCTTTTCCTGCTCCATCGGCATTCCGATTACCGAGGCCGAGACGCCGCATCTCTACATGTTGTTGCGGCGGTCATTTACCGATGCTGCGCTTTCCACCTATGCCGCCAAGAATCATTACAACCGAAGCCGTCCGTTTGCTGAAAATAACCGCCCCTCCTGCACTCCGAACGACGAAACGTCCTTGAGGAAAGATGGCTCATACCCATCGGGACACACAACGATCGGATGGGCTTGGGCCCTCATTCTGACTGAGATTGCTCCTGAACAGACCGACGCGATCCTGGCGCGCGGACGTTCATTCGGAGATAGTCGCCTGGTCTGCAACGTACATTGGCAAAGCGATGTAAACGAGGGAAGAATGATGGGTGCAGGCACAGTCGCAAGACTGCACGCTGACCCCGCCTTTCGCGCCGATCTCGACGCGGCTAAAACAGAATATGACGTAGCTCGCGCTAAAGAACTAAAACCCTCGCGCGACTGTGCTGCCGAAGCCGCTGCTCTCGCGACCCCTCTCGCGTTCGAGACAAAGCCAGTCGTGCATTGA